A stretch of Streptomyces vietnamensis DNA encodes these proteins:
- a CDS encoding cytochrome P450 family protein: MSCPYDHTAGSDAAVITLDPFVADLDGESARLREAGPLARVVLPGGVPCWAVTRHAEARKLLTDARLVKDIDVWGAWQRGEIPLDWPLIGLANPGRSMLTVDGEEHRRLRTLVAQALTARRVERLRAGIESLTEGMLDRLAGLPAGEVVDLKAEFAYPLPMNVVGELMGVDPADHPRMKALFDKFFSTQTPPEEVPQMMADLGALFAGIVAGKTEKPGDDLTSALIEASEGGDRLTTEEITNTLQLMVAAGHETTISLIVNAVVALETHPEQRALVLKGEVPWENVIEETLRWSTPTSHVLIRFATEDIEVGDRVLPKGEALIVSFGAIGRDEEQHGPTAGEFDVTRTPNRHISFGHGPHVCPGAALSRLEASVALPALYERFPQLRLAVPREELRNKPVVTQNDLFDLPVLLS; the protein is encoded by the coding sequence ATGAGCTGCCCGTACGACCACACCGCCGGATCCGACGCCGCCGTGATCACCCTGGACCCCTTCGTCGCCGATCTCGACGGCGAGAGCGCCCGGCTGCGCGAGGCCGGGCCGCTGGCCCGTGTCGTCCTGCCCGGCGGGGTGCCCTGCTGGGCCGTCACCCGGCACGCCGAGGCGCGCAAGCTGCTCACCGACGCCCGTCTCGTCAAGGACATCGACGTGTGGGGTGCGTGGCAGCGCGGCGAGATACCCCTGGACTGGCCGCTGATCGGTCTCGCGAACCCCGGCCGGTCGATGCTGACCGTCGACGGCGAGGAGCACCGGCGGCTGCGGACGCTGGTCGCGCAGGCGCTGACGGCGCGCCGGGTGGAGCGGCTGCGCGCGGGCATCGAGTCGCTGACCGAGGGGATGCTCGACCGGCTGGCCGGGCTCCCGGCCGGTGAGGTCGTGGACCTCAAGGCGGAGTTCGCGTACCCGCTGCCGATGAACGTGGTGGGCGAGCTGATGGGTGTCGACCCGGCCGACCACCCGCGGATGAAGGCGCTGTTCGACAAGTTCTTCTCGACGCAGACGCCGCCCGAGGAGGTGCCGCAGATGATGGCGGACCTGGGTGCGCTGTTCGCGGGGATCGTGGCGGGCAAGACGGAGAAGCCCGGCGACGACCTGACGAGCGCGCTGATCGAGGCGTCGGAGGGCGGCGACCGGCTGACCACGGAGGAGATCACCAACACCCTCCAGCTGATGGTGGCGGCCGGGCACGAGACGACGATCAGCCTGATCGTGAACGCCGTCGTCGCCCTGGAGACCCACCCCGAGCAGCGTGCCCTGGTGCTCAAGGGCGAGGTGCCGTGGGAGAACGTGATCGAGGAGACCCTGCGCTGGTCGACGCCCACCTCGCACGTGCTGATCCGCTTCGCCACCGAGGACATCGAGGTCGGCGACCGGGTGCTGCCGAAGGGCGAGGCGCTGATCGTGTCGTTCGGCGCGATCGGCCGGGACGAGGAGCAGCACGGTCCGACGGCGGGCGAGTTCGACGTGACCCGGACGCCGAACCGGCACATCTCCTTCGGTCACGGCCCGCACGTGTGCCCGGGCGCGGCGCTATCCCGCCTGGAGGCCTCGGTGGCGCTGCCCGCCCTGTACGAGCGCTTCCCGCAGCTGCGTCTGGCGGTCCCCCGCGAGGAGCTCCGCAACAAGCCGGTCGTCACCCAGAACGACCTCTTCGACCTCCCGGTCCTGCTGTCCTGA
- a CDS encoding roadblock/LC7 domain-containing protein, which yields MTGTTTDDKLSWLLEGLLERTPGTRHALVLSRDGLKLCRTPELSVDQADQLAAIAAGIQSLSHGASVEFGDGTGGVRSAMAEFYGGILFIVEAGEGAHLALVADEDADAGLVGHNMSELVEQLGEHLVARPRG from the coding sequence ATGACCGGCACCACCACCGACGACAAGCTCAGCTGGCTCCTGGAGGGCCTGCTCGAACGCACCCCGGGCACCCGTCACGCCCTGGTGCTCTCCCGGGACGGGCTCAAGCTCTGCCGTACCCCCGAGCTCTCCGTCGACCAGGCCGACCAGCTCGCCGCGATCGCCGCCGGCATCCAGAGCCTGTCGCACGGCGCCTCCGTGGAGTTCGGCGACGGCACGGGCGGGGTGCGCTCCGCGATGGCCGAGTTCTACGGCGGCATCCTGTTCATCGTGGAGGCGGGCGAGGGCGCCCACCTCGCGCTGGTCGCCGACGAGGACGCCGACGCCGGGCTCGTGGGCCACAACATGTCCGAGCTGGTGGAGCAGTTGGGCGAGCACCTGGTCGCGAGGCCCCGGGGATGA
- a CDS encoding cytochrome P450, whose protein sequence is MTLPEPQPVPLSGPRFQTDPTELYRQIRREHGAVAPVVLDGDVPAWLVLGYRELHQVTSDPVLFSRDSELWNQWDGIPADWPLLPMIGRKQPSILYTVGERHRERAGVVSDALEAIDPFVLKERAERFADELIDALCGKGSCDIIAEYAMLLPVRVLASCYGFSDEQGPGLVTAMNDMINGQEGALEGQRHLAGSMFALLAAKAEAPGDDVASRMLANTAGFTLEEVAQDLMVMMAAGHQPTADWIGNSLRLMLTDDRFAASLAGGRHSVGEAMNEVLWEDTPTQNVAGRWASRDTHLGGRRIGRGDLLLLGLAAANSDPHVRTDAGAFTGGNNAHLSFGHGEHRCPFPAQEVAETIARTGIEVLLDRLPDVDLAVAEGALARRPSPWLRGLSALPVTYTPTPALGALG, encoded by the coding sequence GTGACCCTCCCCGAGCCCCAGCCGGTCCCGCTGAGCGGGCCCCGGTTCCAGACCGACCCCACCGAGCTGTACCGGCAGATACGACGCGAGCACGGGGCCGTCGCCCCGGTCGTGCTCGACGGGGACGTGCCCGCCTGGCTGGTCCTCGGCTACCGCGAACTGCACCAGGTCACCAGCGATCCGGTCCTCTTCTCGCGCGACTCCGAGCTGTGGAACCAGTGGGACGGCATCCCGGCGGACTGGCCGCTGCTGCCCATGATCGGCCGCAAGCAGCCGTCCATCCTCTACACCGTCGGCGAGCGGCACCGAGAGCGGGCCGGGGTCGTCTCCGACGCGCTGGAGGCGATCGACCCGTTCGTCCTGAAGGAGCGTGCCGAGCGCTTCGCCGACGAGCTCATCGACGCGCTGTGCGGCAAGGGTTCCTGCGACATCATCGCCGAGTACGCGATGCTGCTGCCGGTACGGGTCCTCGCCAGCTGCTACGGCTTCTCCGACGAGCAGGGCCCCGGCCTCGTCACCGCCATGAACGACATGATCAACGGCCAGGAGGGCGCGCTCGAGGGCCAGCGCCACCTGGCCGGGTCGATGTTCGCGCTGCTCGCCGCCAAGGCCGAGGCGCCGGGCGACGACGTGGCCTCCCGGATGCTCGCCAACACGGCCGGGTTCACGCTGGAGGAGGTCGCCCAGGACCTCATGGTGATGATGGCCGCGGGCCACCAGCCGACCGCCGACTGGATCGGCAACTCGCTGCGCCTGATGCTCACCGACGACCGGTTCGCGGCCTCGCTCGCCGGCGGCCGGCACAGCGTCGGCGAGGCGATGAACGAGGTCCTGTGGGAGGACACCCCGACCCAGAACGTGGCCGGCCGGTGGGCCTCGCGGGACACCCACCTCGGCGGGCGGCGGATCGGCCGGGGCGACCTGCTGCTGCTCGGCCTGGCCGCCGCCAACTCCGACCCGCACGTGCGCACCGACGCCGGTGCGTTCACCGGCGGCAACAACGCGCACCTCTCCTTCGGCCACGGCGAGCACCGCTGCCCGTTCCCCGCTCAGGAGGTCGCCGAGACCATCGCCCGTACCGGCATCGAGGTGCTGCTCGACCGGCTGCCGGACGTGGACCTCGCGGTCGCCGAGGGCGCCCTCGCCCGCCGCCCCTCCCCCTGGCTGCGCGGCCTTTCCGCGCTGCCCGTGACGTACACCCCGACCCCCGCCCTTGGAGCCCTCGGATGA
- a CDS encoding DUF742 domain-containing protein, producing MSRGRPGRDDSPDRLYTLTGGRSRAGSDAFDLVTLVVSESDPVAGMQSEHAAILRMCRLPTAVVEVAAGLGLPVSITRILLADLHDTGRISARHPRASYRLPDHDILEQVLVGLRNL from the coding sequence ATGAGCCGCGGCAGGCCGGGCCGGGACGACTCACCCGACCGGCTCTACACCCTGACCGGCGGCCGCAGCCGCGCCGGGTCCGACGCCTTCGACCTGGTGACGCTCGTCGTCTCCGAGAGCGATCCGGTCGCCGGCATGCAGTCCGAGCACGCCGCGATCCTGCGCATGTGCCGTCTCCCCACGGCGGTGGTGGAGGTGGCGGCGGGGCTCGGTCTGCCGGTGTCGATCACGCGGATCCTCCTCGCCGACCTGCACGACACCGGCCGGATCAGCGCACGGCACCCCCGTGCCTCGTACCGCCTTCCCGATCACGACATCCTGGAGCAGGTGCTCGTTGGACTCCGTAACCTCTGA
- a CDS encoding sensor histidine kinase has translation MSAPSTPFRPALLASLLTAAAGGALAVAATAAAPAGVRPALGWFAGGGVLLLAAAAFAVTWYGRTSRSLSRRAETLTAELASLEARAARHTADAARETAALKERYETEAAAAAAAHTARTEELVRAHTARTAELTEAQADDIKRLEARLRRAESGRSAAMAAAANAAGRMQALATSMLADLREMEHRHADEDVLADLLHLDHRTAQAGRLADSVAVLTGARSGRRWARPIVMESILRGAMGRIGGYQRVRLHSSSDAAVAGHAAEGVMHALAELMDNAANFSPPTAEVHVYVEEVPAGVIIAVEDSGLVMSDVQLRRAEAAVGATTQDLAGLSGTRLGLAVVGRLARKHGLTVSFRPSARGGTGALLMLPQELISHAPVEPPATPAAGLPPVTGRGPATPTPAPAAAAVEPETTHDSAAESTGEHPRFGESGLPRRRRGRAMAAAHPEGPEAAEKPRAAGPRTGAAAGAATRFGSFRQAVRGVGTPTPGAGTAPDALTTTGEHPATEGAATEHPATEGPAIEPTAAEGPATEPTAAEPTTAEGPATEPTEAVAARRAADESAATERPAPEHAATRPAPAPPAPSDPSDGRPSTPRTPPPSSNSPLPEGSPS, from the coding sequence ATGTCGGCGCCGTCCACCCCCTTCCGCCCTGCCCTGCTCGCCTCGTTGCTGACAGCCGCCGCGGGTGGCGCGCTCGCCGTCGCGGCGACCGCCGCGGCGCCGGCCGGGGTCCGTCCCGCACTCGGCTGGTTCGCCGGCGGCGGCGTGCTGCTCCTCGCGGCCGCCGCCTTCGCGGTCACCTGGTACGGGCGGACCTCGCGCTCCCTGAGCCGGAGGGCCGAGACCCTCACCGCCGAACTCGCCTCCCTGGAGGCCCGGGCCGCCCGGCACACGGCCGACGCGGCGCGCGAGACGGCGGCGCTGAAGGAGCGGTACGAGACGGAGGCCGCCGCCGCGGCGGCGGCCCACACCGCGCGGACCGAGGAACTGGTCCGCGCCCACACGGCCCGGACCGCCGAGCTGACCGAGGCTCAGGCCGACGACATCAAGCGCCTCGAGGCCCGGCTGCGCCGGGCCGAGTCCGGCCGGTCCGCCGCCATGGCCGCCGCGGCCAACGCGGCCGGCCGCATGCAGGCCCTCGCCACGAGCATGCTCGCCGACCTGCGGGAGATGGAGCACCGGCACGCCGACGAGGACGTCCTGGCCGACCTGCTCCACCTCGACCACCGCACCGCCCAGGCCGGCCGTCTCGCCGACTCCGTCGCCGTGCTGACCGGAGCCCGGTCCGGTCGGCGCTGGGCCCGCCCCATCGTCATGGAGTCGATCCTGCGCGGCGCCATGGGCCGGATCGGCGGCTACCAGCGGGTGCGGCTGCACTCCAGCAGCGACGCGGCCGTCGCCGGACACGCGGCCGAGGGCGTCATGCACGCCCTGGCCGAACTCATGGACAACGCCGCGAACTTCTCGCCGCCCACCGCCGAGGTCCACGTCTACGTGGAGGAGGTCCCGGCCGGCGTCATCATCGCGGTCGAGGACAGCGGCCTGGTGATGAGCGACGTGCAGCTGCGCCGCGCGGAGGCCGCGGTCGGCGCGACGACGCAGGACCTGGCCGGTCTCTCCGGCACCCGGCTCGGCCTGGCCGTCGTCGGCCGGCTGGCCCGCAAGCACGGCCTGACCGTGTCCTTCCGCCCCTCGGCGCGCGGCGGCACCGGCGCCCTCCTGATGCTGCCTCAGGAGCTGATCAGCCACGCGCCCGTCGAGCCGCCGGCCACGCCCGCCGCCGGCCTGCCGCCCGTGACGGGCCGCGGCCCGGCGACGCCGACGCCGGCCCCCGCCGCGGCGGCCGTGGAGCCCGAGACCACGCACGACAGCGCGGCCGAAAGCACCGGCGAGCACCCGCGGTTCGGCGAGAGCGGTCTGCCGCGCCGCCGCCGCGGCCGGGCGATGGCCGCCGCCCACCCCGAGGGCCCCGAGGCCGCCGAGAAGCCGCGCGCGGCGGGCCCGCGCACCGGCGCGGCGGCCGGGGCGGCGACCCGCTTCGGCAGCTTCCGCCAGGCGGTCCGCGGCGTCGGCACCCCGACGCCCGGGGCCGGGACGGCTCCCGACGCGCTGACGACGACCGGCGAGCACCCCGCGACGGAGGGCGCCGCCACCGAGCACCCCGCGACGGAGGGCCCCGCCATCGAGCCCACCGCCGCCGAGGGCCCCGCCACCGAGCCCACCGCCGCCGAGCCCACCACGGCCGAGGGCCCCGCCACCGAGCCCACCGAGGCCGTCGCCGCTCGGCGCGCCGCCGACGAGTCCGCCGCCACCGAGCGGCCCGCTCCCGAGCACGCCGCCACCCGGCCGGCCCCCGCCCCTCCCGCCCCGTCCGACCCCTCCGACGGCCGGCCGTCCACCCCCCGGACCCCGCCGCCGTCCTCGAACTCCCCGCTCCCGGAAGGCTCCCCGTCATGA
- a CDS encoding GTP-binding protein — protein sequence MDSVTSEQRRTLHSTADNGLKIVVVGGFGVGKTTLVRSVSEIRPLNTEETMTQAGEGVDDTVGVAAKTATTVAFDFGRISLDAHNVLYLFGAPGQERFWFLWDRLFSGTLGAVVLVDTRRLADSWYAIDRLEHHGTPFVVACNDFGGPAHTPAQIREALDLADEVPLVFCDARSRESSKQVLISLVEHLRTVVAAASQPTPHPIPEPAP from the coding sequence TTGGACTCCGTAACCTCTGAACAGCGCCGGACCCTGCACAGCACCGCCGACAACGGACTGAAGATCGTCGTCGTCGGCGGTTTCGGAGTCGGCAAGACCACCCTGGTCCGCTCGGTCAGCGAGATCCGTCCGCTGAACACCGAGGAGACCATGACCCAGGCCGGCGAGGGCGTCGACGACACCGTCGGCGTCGCCGCGAAGACGGCCACCACGGTCGCCTTCGACTTCGGCCGGATCTCGCTGGACGCGCACAACGTCCTGTACCTGTTCGGGGCGCCGGGCCAGGAACGGTTCTGGTTCCTGTGGGACCGGCTGTTCTCCGGGACGCTCGGCGCGGTCGTCCTCGTCGACACCCGGCGGCTCGCCGACTCCTGGTACGCGATCGACCGCCTGGAGCACCACGGCACGCCGTTCGTCGTCGCCTGCAACGACTTCGGCGGCCCGGCCCACACCCCCGCCCAGATCCGCGAGGCCCTCGACCTCGCCGACGAGGTCCCGCTGGTCTTCTGCGACGCCCGGTCGCGCGAGTCCAGCAAGCAGGTGCTGATCTCCCTCGTGGAACACCTGCGGACCGTCGTCGCCGCGGCCTCGCAGCCGACCCCCCACCCGATCCCGGAGCCCGCCCCGTGA